In Myxococcus stipitatus, the following are encoded in one genomic region:
- a CDS encoding amidohydrolase family protein produces MDPTQPADRIFEGGTLLTLNERQPTAEAVALQDGRILAVGTRHEVLAFQGPDTDVVSMRGGTMIPAIVDDDTSPANVEQEPQGTLEPGQRANFVVLNGNPLMVTPRAREDLRVLHVVKDGRSLYMADAEVAREDKPYFSEELFLDESGWLV; encoded by the coding sequence ATGGACCCCACCCAACCCGCCGACCGCATCTTCGAGGGTGGCACCCTCCTCACCCTGAACGAACGCCAGCCCACCGCGGAGGCCGTGGCGCTCCAGGACGGCCGCATCCTCGCCGTGGGCACGCGCCACGAGGTCCTCGCGTTCCAAGGCCCCGACACCGACGTCGTCTCGATGCGAGGCGGGACGATGATTCCCGCCATCGTCGACGACGACACCTCTCCCGCGAATGTCGAACAGGAACCACAAGGCACGCTCGAGCCCGGCCAGCGCGCCAACTTCGTCGTGCTCAACGGCAACCCGCTCATGGTGACACCGCGCGCTCGCGAGGACCTTCGCGTGCTGCACGTCGTCAAGGACGGACGGAGCCTCTACATGGCGGACGCGGAAGTCGCGCGCGAGGACAAGCCCTACTTCAGCGAGGAGCTCTTCCTCGATGAGAGCGGCTGGCTCGTTTAA
- a CDS encoding universal stress protein encodes MTIVCATNFSDAARRACDVAAALAHKANVPLCLVHVLNPDSARAFGSALLQAAEAALGDEARRLAQRGVKVEQELRTGEAAVEVAELARRHAATLVVTASPSKEAPFLSVGGTVDRLAQSLEVPLLAVRDAQTLEAWAEGKRPLRVLLGVDRSAPFAAARDWVKGLREWGLVEVVGARVIWPDEEYKRLGLARPMELAEVTPELFSVLDKETDALMAPLSVGDVVPRTVLESSLGRIADHLVQLAERERADLLVVGTHHRKALGRMWSVSHHALRLARMSVACVSSHTAVAGVDAPLPTFREVMVATDFSETGDRAVAHAFGLVPPGGLVHLVHVTEGGQVVESDQRRLLALVPREAELTGRHVKVEIVTGTKDVVTALVQTAERLAVDALVLGTHGRTGLKRVVLGSVTQAVLGRTDRPVLLVRPASP; translated from the coding sequence ATGACCATCGTCTGTGCCACCAACTTCTCCGATGCCGCGCGGCGCGCTTGTGATGTCGCCGCCGCGCTCGCACACAAGGCCAACGTGCCGCTGTGCCTGGTGCATGTCTTGAATCCCGACTCCGCCCGGGCCTTCGGCTCGGCGTTGCTCCAGGCGGCGGAGGCGGCCCTGGGGGACGAGGCCCGGAGGCTGGCCCAGCGCGGGGTGAAGGTGGAGCAGGAGTTGCGCACGGGCGAGGCGGCCGTGGAGGTGGCGGAGCTGGCGCGGCGTCACGCGGCCACGCTGGTGGTGACGGCCTCGCCCAGCAAGGAGGCGCCCTTCCTGAGCGTGGGCGGGACGGTGGACCGGTTGGCGCAGTCGCTGGAGGTGCCGCTGCTGGCGGTGCGCGACGCGCAGACGCTGGAGGCCTGGGCGGAAGGCAAGAGGCCCTTGAGGGTGTTGTTGGGCGTGGACCGTTCGGCGCCGTTCGCCGCCGCGCGGGACTGGGTGAAGGGGCTGCGTGAGTGGGGGCTCGTGGAGGTGGTGGGCGCCCGCGTCATCTGGCCGGACGAGGAATACAAGCGCCTGGGCCTGGCGCGCCCCATGGAGCTGGCGGAGGTGACGCCGGAGCTGTTCTCCGTGTTGGACAAGGAGACGGACGCGCTGATGGCGCCGTTGTCGGTGGGGGACGTGGTGCCCCGCACGGTGCTGGAATCCTCGCTGGGCCGCATCGCGGACCACCTGGTGCAGTTGGCGGAGCGTGAGCGCGCGGACCTGCTGGTGGTGGGGACCCATCACCGCAAGGCGCTGGGGCGGATGTGGAGCGTGTCGCACCACGCGCTGCGCCTGGCGCGCATGTCCGTGGCGTGTGTGTCCTCGCACACGGCGGTGGCGGGCGTGGACGCGCCCCTGCCCACCTTCCGCGAGGTGATGGTGGCGACGGACTTCTCCGAGACGGGCGACCGCGCGGTGGCCCATGCCTTCGGCCTGGTGCCTCCCGGGGGGCTGGTGCACCTGGTCCACGTCACGGAAGGAGGACAGGTGGTGGAGAGCGACCAGCGGCGGCTGTTGGCGCTGGTGCCTCGCGAGGCGGAGCTCACCGGCCGTCACGTGAAGGTGGAGATTGTCACCGGCACCAAGGACGTGGTGACGGCGCTGGTGCAGACCGCGGAGCGGCTGGCGGTGGACGCCCTGGTGCTGGGGACCCACGGGCGCACGGGGCTCAAGCGCGTGGTGCTGGGCTCCGTGACACAGGCGGTGCTTGGTCGGACCGACCGGCCCGTGCTGCTGGTGCGGCCCGCCTCGCCTTGA
- a CDS encoding LysR family transcriptional regulator, protein MPEPLFDDLLGLACFARVVELRSFTQAATALGVSKSVVSARVSRLESRVGERLLIRTTRKLSVTNAGMEVYAHCERLLKEASAATRGASDAGRGALRINAPISFAQMYLAGPLARFLAAHPGASVEVRLSDTLVDLVEERVDVALRISRLRDSSFVARKLASTALCVCAAPAYLKRRGTPKHPDELSRHACLRYLHLRAEDEWRFHGPKGRIPVSVQGPLAVGNGTLLREAVAEGVGLAVLPRFMVDEDLRSGRLVTVLEAFAPKPIGVYAVHAAGRSTPPLVRALMDVLTSEFRAVRWT, encoded by the coding sequence GTGCCGGAGCCCTTGTTCGATGACCTGCTGGGCCTCGCGTGTTTCGCGCGCGTGGTGGAGTTGCGTTCGTTCACCCAGGCCGCCACGGCGCTGGGGGTGTCCAAGTCGGTGGTGAGCGCGCGGGTCTCCCGCCTGGAGTCCCGGGTGGGGGAGCGGCTGCTCATCCGCACCACCCGCAAGCTCTCCGTCACCAACGCGGGGATGGAGGTGTACGCGCACTGCGAGCGCCTGCTGAAGGAGGCCAGCGCCGCCACCCGAGGCGCCTCCGACGCGGGGCGGGGCGCGCTGCGCATCAACGCCCCCATCAGCTTCGCGCAGATGTACCTGGCGGGCCCGCTGGCGCGCTTCCTGGCCGCGCATCCCGGGGCCTCGGTGGAGGTCAGGCTGAGCGACACCCTGGTCGACCTGGTCGAGGAGCGCGTGGACGTCGCGCTGAGAATCTCGCGGCTGCGCGACTCCAGCTTCGTGGCCCGGAAGCTCGCCTCCACCGCGCTGTGTGTCTGCGCGGCGCCGGCCTATCTGAAGCGGCGGGGCACGCCCAAGCACCCCGACGAGCTGTCGCGCCACGCCTGCCTGCGCTACCTGCACCTGCGCGCGGAGGACGAGTGGCGCTTCCATGGCCCCAAGGGGCGCATCCCCGTGTCCGTGCAGGGCCCCCTGGCGGTGGGCAACGGGACGCTCCTGCGCGAGGCCGTGGCGGAGGGCGTGGGGCTCGCCGTACTGCCGCGCTTCATGGTGGACGAGGACCTGCGCTCGGGCCGGCTCGTCACCGTGCTGGAGGCCTTCGCCCCCAAGCCCATCGGCGTCTACGCCGTCCACGCGGCGGGCCGGTCGACGCCGCCCCTGGTCCGCGCGTTGATGGACGTGCTGACGTCCGAGTTCCGCGCTGTCCGGTGGACCTGA
- a CDS encoding Kelch repeat-containing protein, with the protein MTRVISVKKWLGLGLCGALMTAVGAPSALAGTPGAGAATSTLSPWSSASRMSRVRAHHTATRLLSGDVLVTGGRDWSAVTATAETYSAALNTWSPSPSMNQARWRHTATLLPDGKVLVAGGGGASALSSAELYDPATNTWSATGSMGSARQDHRAVLLANGKVLVFGGYSPSALKSAELYDPATGLWTPTGSTSVVAGKPSATRLPDGNVLVVSDNGVDTAAEVYRAGTGTWSRVADPPAFSGHAAVLLNQGAVLVTGLETGQYASGAWLFWPLDNEWEYVSYANEARRMSHSMTLLPSGKVLVARGTRNQIGGSAEIFDPANWTLHLGGEDSPTQGHTATLLTSGKVLVVGGSSQEEPELYSSAELYTE; encoded by the coding sequence ATGACACGAGTGATTTCCGTGAAGAAGTGGCTCGGCCTGGGGCTGTGCGGTGCCTTGATGACGGCGGTGGGAGCACCGTCCGCGCTCGCCGGCACGCCTGGCGCCGGGGCCGCCACGTCGACGTTGTCGCCCTGGTCCTCCGCTTCGCGCATGAGCCGGGTTCGCGCGCACCACACGGCGACGCGGCTGTTGTCCGGCGACGTGCTCGTCACAGGCGGCAGGGACTGGAGCGCGGTGACGGCGACGGCGGAGACGTACAGCGCGGCCCTGAACACCTGGAGCCCGTCGCCGTCGATGAACCAGGCGCGGTGGCGGCACACGGCGACGCTGCTGCCCGACGGCAAGGTGCTCGTCGCGGGCGGCGGCGGCGCGAGCGCGCTCTCCAGCGCGGAGCTCTATGACCCGGCCACGAACACGTGGAGCGCCACGGGCAGCATGGGCTCGGCGCGCCAGGACCACCGGGCCGTCCTGCTGGCCAACGGCAAGGTGCTGGTGTTCGGCGGCTATTCGCCCTCCGCGCTGAAGAGCGCGGAGCTGTATGACCCGGCGACGGGGCTGTGGACGCCCACCGGCTCCACGTCCGTCGTCGCGGGCAAGCCCAGCGCCACGCGCCTGCCCGATGGCAACGTGCTGGTCGTCAGCGACAACGGCGTCGACACCGCCGCCGAGGTCTACCGCGCGGGCACGGGCACCTGGAGCCGCGTGGCGGACCCGCCGGCCTTCTCCGGACACGCGGCCGTGCTGTTGAACCAGGGCGCGGTGCTCGTCACCGGCCTGGAGACGGGGCAGTACGCCAGCGGCGCGTGGCTGTTCTGGCCACTGGACAACGAGTGGGAGTACGTCTCGTACGCGAACGAAGCGCGGCGCATGAGCCACTCGATGACGCTGCTGCCGTCGGGTAAGGTGCTCGTCGCGCGCGGCACTCGCAACCAGATTGGCGGCTCCGCTGAAATCTTCGACCCCGCCAACTGGACGTTGCACCTGGGTGGAGAGGACTCGCCCACGCAGGGCCACACGGCCACGCTGCTGACCAGCGGCAAGGTGCTGGTCGTCGGCGGCTCCAGCCAGGAGGAGCCCGAGCTGTACTCCTCCGCGGAGCTCTACACCGAGTAG
- a CDS encoding 2-hydroxyacid dehydrogenase, whose amino-acid sequence MRLAVFDTHRYDRGALEEANAEFGHALSFLEPRLTLQTARLAEGFHAVCSFVNDRVDAPTLEVLRAVGVRLIATRSAGYNHIDLETARRLDVRVTRVPEYSPHAVAEHAVTLVLSLNRHIPRAFLRVRDWNFSLDGLVGFDLAGKTVGVVGTGRIGRVAARIFRGFGCDVVCFDISPDEAFAREVGARYVSLEALYSAADVISLHVPLTPGTRHMVDAKALARMKRGVMLINTGRGALIDSRALIDALKSGQVGAAGLDVYEEEEGIFFQDLSGQVLQDDVLARLLTFPNVLVTSHQAFLTREALVSIARTTLASVRAFERGEPLENEVRVEQVRPA is encoded by the coding sequence ATGCGGCTGGCTGTCTTCGATACCCATCGGTATGACCGCGGCGCATTGGAGGAGGCCAACGCGGAGTTCGGCCATGCGTTGAGCTTCCTGGAGCCCCGGCTGACGTTGCAGACCGCACGGCTGGCGGAGGGCTTCCATGCGGTGTGCTCGTTCGTGAACGACCGGGTGGACGCTCCCACGCTGGAGGTGCTGCGGGCGGTGGGCGTGCGCCTGATTGCCACGCGCTCAGCGGGCTACAACCACATCGACCTGGAGACCGCGCGGCGGCTGGACGTGCGCGTGACGCGGGTGCCGGAGTATTCGCCGCACGCGGTGGCGGAGCACGCGGTGACGCTGGTGCTGTCCCTCAACCGGCACATCCCTCGCGCCTTCCTGCGGGTGCGCGACTGGAACTTCTCGCTGGATGGGTTGGTGGGCTTCGACCTCGCGGGCAAGACGGTGGGGGTGGTGGGCACCGGACGCATCGGCCGCGTGGCGGCGCGAATCTTCCGAGGGTTCGGCTGCGACGTCGTTTGCTTCGACATCTCGCCGGACGAGGCCTTCGCGCGTGAGGTGGGGGCCCGCTACGTGTCGCTGGAGGCGTTGTACTCCGCGGCGGATGTCATCTCGCTGCACGTCCCGCTGACGCCGGGGACGCGGCACATGGTGGATGCGAAGGCGCTGGCGCGGATGAAGCGCGGGGTGATGCTCATCAACACGGGGCGCGGCGCGCTCATCGACAGCCGCGCGCTCATCGACGCGCTCAAGTCGGGCCAGGTCGGCGCCGCGGGCCTGGACGTGTATGAAGAAGAGGAGGGCATCTTCTTCCAGGACCTCTCCGGCCAGGTGCTCCAGGACGATGTGCTGGCGCGGCTGTTGACCTTCCCCAACGTGCTGGTGACGTCGCACCAGGCGTTCCTCACGCGCGAGGCGCTGGTGAGCATTGCCCGCACCACGCTGGCCAGCGTCCGGGCCTTCGAGCGCGGAGAGCCGCTGGAGAACGAAGTTCGTGTCGAACAAGTGCGGCCCGCGTGA
- a CDS encoding thioredoxin family protein — protein sequence MFRCAACGAFNRVREPRPSGNPECGRCHRMLDLSGAPQEVDGEGLDRAVVSSPVPILLDLWAPWCAPCRAAAPILDAVGQAQAGRLLVLKLNTDQNPRTASALRVQGIPTFVVFAGGREVARRSGVLPKAEMERWVSSVTSAQGSGATA from the coding sequence ATGTTCCGCTGTGCGGCCTGCGGTGCGTTCAATCGTGTGCGAGAGCCCCGTCCCTCGGGAAACCCCGAGTGTGGCCGGTGTCACCGGATGCTCGACCTGTCGGGCGCGCCACAAGAGGTGGATGGCGAGGGGCTGGACCGGGCGGTGGTGTCGTCTCCCGTGCCCATCCTCCTGGACCTGTGGGCGCCCTGGTGTGCCCCCTGCCGCGCGGCGGCACCCATCCTGGACGCGGTGGGTCAGGCGCAAGCGGGACGGCTGCTCGTGCTCAAGCTCAACACGGACCAGAACCCTCGCACCGCGAGCGCGCTGCGCGTGCAGGGCATCCCCACCTTCGTGGTGTTCGCCGGTGGGCGCGAGGTCGCGCGGCGAAGCGGGGTGCTGCCCAAGGCGGAGATGGAGCGGTGGGTGTCGAGCGTCACGTCCGCCCAAGGGAGCGGCGCCACGGCCTGA
- a CDS encoding superoxide dismutase, translating to MPFVLPELPYKKDALAPHMSEETFSYHYEKHHAAYVNNLNKLLDGKPEASKSLEEIIMSSDGGVFNNAAQVWNHTFFWNCMKPKGGGEPTGDLLAAINRDFGSFAKFKEEFSNAAATQFGSGWAWLVADKDGKLAVTKTSNADLPMKHGQKALLTIDVWEHAYYIDYRNLRPKFIETFLNNLVNWDFVAQNLKAR from the coding sequence ATGCCCTTCGTTCTGCCCGAACTCCCGTACAAGAAGGACGCGCTGGCTCCTCACATGAGCGAGGAGACGTTCTCGTACCACTACGAGAAGCACCACGCCGCGTACGTCAACAACCTGAACAAGCTGCTGGATGGCAAGCCCGAGGCGAGCAAGTCGCTGGAGGAGATCATCATGAGCAGCGACGGCGGCGTGTTCAACAACGCGGCGCAGGTCTGGAACCACACCTTCTTCTGGAACTGCATGAAGCCCAAGGGCGGCGGCGAGCCGACGGGTGACCTGCTGGCGGCCATCAACCGGGACTTTGGCTCCTTCGCCAAGTTCAAGGAGGAGTTCTCCAACGCCGCCGCGACGCAGTTCGGCTCCGGCTGGGCGTGGCTGGTCGCGGACAAGGACGGCAAGCTGGCCGTCACCAAGACGAGCAACGCGGACCTGCCGATGAAGCACGGCCAGAAGGCGCTCCTCACCATCGACGTGTGGGAGCACGCCTACTACATCGACTACCGCAACCTGCGTCCGAAGTTCATCGAGACGTTCCTCAACAATCTGGTCAACTGGGACTTCGTCGCCCAGAACCTGAAGGCTCGCTAG
- a CDS encoding nicotinate phosphoribosyltransferase yields the protein MEPEAALLTDLYQLTMTEAYLAEGQWDEAVFSLFVRQLPSRRNYLVAAGLEDALDTLEHLRFGAEDLEWLASTGRFSDRLLGWLERFHFSGDVDAMPEGTPFFAQEPLLEVRAPLPEAQLVETYLLNLMHFQTLAASKASRVVEAARGRPVMEFGLRRIHGADSGLKVARAAYLAGVDSTSNVLAGKRYGIPLAGTMAHSYVQSHDNELEAFRAFTRVHPDATLLVDTYDTLRGVQDAIRLAREQGEDFRVRALRLDSGDLLALSLAARELLDEAGLQRVRLVASGGLDEDEVARLLARGAPLDGFGVGTAMGVSADAPSLDMAYKLVEYAGRPRVKLSEGKVLLPGSKQVYRQEEDGLARRDLLVRRGDAARGQPLLRPVMRAGRRVPGAVASLDDARVYARRELARLPPEVRALEPARPPYSVVVGDALARARVHEAEVWAAGP from the coding sequence ATGGAGCCCGAGGCCGCGCTGCTCACGGACCTCTATCAGCTCACGATGACGGAGGCGTACCTGGCCGAGGGCCAGTGGGACGAAGCGGTCTTCAGCCTCTTCGTCCGCCAGCTTCCCTCACGGCGCAACTACCTGGTGGCCGCGGGCCTGGAGGACGCGCTCGACACGCTGGAGCACCTGCGCTTTGGCGCGGAGGACCTGGAGTGGCTCGCGTCGACGGGGCGCTTCTCAGACCGGCTGCTCGGCTGGCTGGAGCGCTTCCACTTCAGCGGCGACGTGGACGCGATGCCGGAGGGCACTCCCTTCTTCGCCCAGGAGCCCTTGCTGGAGGTGCGGGCCCCGCTGCCGGAGGCGCAGCTGGTGGAGACGTACCTGCTCAACCTGATGCACTTCCAGACGCTCGCGGCCTCCAAGGCCTCGCGGGTGGTGGAGGCGGCGCGGGGCCGGCCGGTGATGGAGTTCGGGCTGCGGCGCATCCACGGTGCGGACTCGGGGTTGAAGGTCGCGCGCGCGGCGTATCTGGCCGGCGTGGACTCCACGTCCAACGTGCTCGCGGGGAAGCGGTATGGGATTCCGCTCGCCGGCACCATGGCGCACAGCTACGTGCAGTCGCACGACAACGAGCTGGAGGCGTTCCGCGCCTTCACCCGCGTCCATCCCGACGCGACGCTGCTGGTGGACACCTACGACACGCTGCGCGGCGTGCAGGACGCCATCCGCCTGGCGCGTGAGCAGGGGGAGGACTTCCGCGTGCGCGCGCTGCGCCTGGACTCAGGGGACCTGCTCGCGCTGTCGCTGGCCGCGCGAGAGCTGCTGGACGAAGCGGGCTTGCAGCGCGTGCGGTTGGTGGCGAGCGGTGGACTGGATGAAGACGAGGTGGCGCGGCTCCTCGCGCGGGGCGCTCCGCTCGACGGCTTCGGCGTGGGCACGGCGATGGGGGTGTCCGCGGACGCGCCCTCGTTGGACATGGCCTACAAGCTGGTGGAGTACGCGGGGCGGCCCCGGGTGAAGCTGTCCGAGGGCAAGGTGCTGCTGCCCGGGTCCAAGCAGGTCTACCGCCAGGAGGAGGACGGCCTCGCGCGAAGGGACCTGCTCGTGCGGAGGGGAGACGCCGCGCGGGGGCAGCCCCTGCTGCGGCCGGTGATGCGCGCGGGGCGGCGGGTGCCGGGGGCAGTGGCCTCCCTGGACGATGCCCGGGTGTACGCGCGGCGGGAGCTGGCGCGGCTTCCGCCGGAGGTTCGCGCCCTGGAGCCCGCCCGGCCACCGTACTCGGTGGTCGTCGGAGATGCGCTCGCCCGGGCGCGGGTTCACGAAGCCGAGGTCTGGGCCGCGGGGCCCTGA
- a CDS encoding trimeric intracellular cation channel family protein, which translates to MPLDLSEPHFQEEVIAAGTLVADLAGVFSGSVLGALLAERRKMDLMGFLVLGMVSGVGGGILRDTLLQVGPPLALVKPAYLVAALTGALAAFIFELKHGPTVKLLSTLDALTLGSFAVAGTQRTLEVGLSPVTAVLIGIIAAAGGGVVRDVLIRRTPTVMRPEPGYYALAALGASLVCLAFSLTGHRRLALVAGMVVGAAVRLISVRREWRLPVKRTRAPPIEGDDFGGSSENEPRPKR; encoded by the coding sequence ATGCCTCTCGACCTGTCGGAGCCCCATTTCCAGGAAGAGGTCATCGCGGCGGGGACGCTCGTGGCGGACCTGGCGGGCGTGTTCTCCGGCTCGGTGCTGGGGGCGCTGCTGGCCGAGCGGCGGAAGATGGACCTGATGGGCTTCCTGGTGCTGGGCATGGTGTCCGGCGTGGGAGGCGGCATCCTGCGCGATACGCTGTTGCAGGTGGGGCCACCGCTGGCGCTGGTGAAGCCGGCGTATCTGGTGGCGGCGCTCACGGGCGCGTTGGCCGCGTTCATCTTCGAGCTGAAGCACGGGCCCACGGTGAAGCTGCTGTCCACGCTGGACGCGCTGACCCTGGGCTCGTTCGCGGTGGCGGGGACGCAGCGCACGCTGGAGGTGGGCTTGAGCCCCGTGACGGCGGTGCTCATCGGCATCATCGCGGCGGCGGGAGGTGGCGTCGTCCGCGACGTGCTCATCCGGCGCACGCCCACGGTGATGAGACCGGAGCCCGGGTACTACGCGCTGGCCGCGCTCGGCGCCAGCCTGGTGTGTCTGGCGTTCTCCCTGACGGGGCACAGACGCCTCGCGCTGGTGGCGGGGATGGTGGTGGGCGCGGCGGTGCGCTTGATTTCCGTGAGGCGTGAGTGGCGCCTGCCCGTCAAGCGCACGCGCGCGCCGCCCATCGAGGGTGATGACTTCGGCGGGAGCAGCGAGAACGAGCCGCGCCCGAAACGTTGA
- a CDS encoding DoxX family protein produces MNQTPSLPSSSPVLAATVLRVALGIVFLAHAGAKFFIFTLDGTARFFEAHGFPGWTATPVFLAELLGGLALVAGFKVRWVSLALFPVMLGALKSHLALGWMFTNAGGGWEYVAFLLAALVTQALLGGGAFAVDNVLGARAQGPAAQTSAS; encoded by the coding sequence ATGAATCAAACCCCTTCGCTTCCGTCTTCTTCGCCCGTCCTGGCCGCCACCGTGCTTCGTGTCGCCCTGGGCATCGTGTTCCTGGCCCACGCGGGGGCCAAGTTCTTCATCTTCACCCTCGACGGCACCGCCCGCTTCTTCGAGGCCCACGGCTTCCCGGGCTGGACGGCCACGCCCGTGTTCCTGGCGGAGCTGCTGGGCGGGCTCGCGCTCGTGGCGGGCTTCAAGGTCCGCTGGGTGTCGCTCGCGCTGTTCCCGGTGATGCTGGGCGCGCTCAAGTCGCACCTCGCCCTGGGGTGGATGTTCACCAACGCGGGAGGCGGCTGGGAGTACGTCGCGTTCCTCCTGGCCGCGCTCGTCACGCAGGCGCTGCTTGGCGGCGGCGCGTTCGCGGTGGACAACGTGCTGGGGGCGCGTGCTCAGGGCCCCGCGGCCCAGACCTCGGCTTCGTGA